GAAGTACATTCCCTGACCTGGGTCACACTTCCCGGTGCAGATGGAATGTCGGGATGATAAATCGTTTGTATAGAATCCACAATCAGCAAATCTGGATGCAATCGATCTGTCTCTTCCAAAATTGATTCAACATTCGTTTCAGAAAGAACAAATAAATGGGAATGTCTCACATTCAATCGTTCTGCCCGCAATTTGATCTGGCGTATGGATTCCTCACCTGACAGATATAGCACTTTTTTTCCGTGTAAGGCAACGGATTGGGACATCTGAAGTAGTAGAGTTGACTTTCCGATTCCGGGATCTCCACCCACCAAAATCAAGGAGCCTGGAACAATTCCTCCTCCCAAGACTCTGTTTAATTCCCCAATTCCTGTGTCAAATCTCGGCATGTCTTCCCTATCTATTTCTGTAATTGGTTGAGGAACCCCCTTTTCTTCTAACCAACGTCCAGACCTGCCTGATTTCCCCTTTATTTCTTTTTCTTCCACCATGGTATTCCATTGTAAGCATCCCGGACATTTTCCCATCCATTTGGGGGATTCATAGCCACATTGTTGACACGCAAATTTTGATTTATACTTTGCCATTTCCCGCCTCACCTGTCACCCATCCAATATATTTCTCTGCATACCATATTATATTATTATAACAGACGAATGGAAAAAAGAGCAGAAAAAGCAAAGCATTATTATAGGAAGTAAAGCATGATCGCAAACGAGCAAATGAAAGACGGATGATACACATCCGTCTTTATCAAACACGAATTATGAAGTTGAGGTGACGGGTTCTATTCGAGTGACGGTTAATCTCCCTTCATCGTCTACATCAATTTTTAAGGTGTCACCTTTTTTAACATTGCCCTGTAATAGCTCCTCCGACAATTTATCTTCAATATATTTCTGAATTGCCCGGCGCAGAGGTCTTGCCCCATAGTTGGGATCAAACCCTTCCTTAGCCAGAAAGGCCTCTGCTTTATCTGTTAAGGTAAAATCAATTTGTTGTTCCCTCAATCTTTTTCTCAGTTCTTCTGACATGAGAGAAACGATCCTGCGGATATGTTCTTCCTTCAGGGAATGGAAGACAATCACTTCGTCAATCCGGTTTAGGAATTCTGGACGGAAGCTACTTTTTAATTCATTCATCACTTTATCCTTCATATCTTCATAGTCTTTATTGGGCTCACCTGTAGTAAATCCCAGGGTACTTCCCTTTTTGATGGTAGTGGCACCCACATTGGAAGTCATGATAATAACGGTATTTCTAAAATCAACGGTTCTCCCTTTTGAATCGGTCAATCTTCCGTCCTCAAGTACCTGAAGGAGGATATTAAATACTTCAGGATGTGCCTTTTCAATTTCATCCAAGAGAACAACTGAATAAGGTTTTCTCCTTACTTTCTCTGTTAATTGCCCGCCTTCTTCATATCCAACATATCCTGGAGGGGCACCGACTAAACGAGCGGTAGAATGTTTTTCCATGTACTCGGACATATCGATACGAATAATCGCATCTTCATCACCAAATAGGCTCTCAGCCAACGCTCTGGCTAATTCGGTTTTTCCTACACCAGTTGGACCTAAGAAGATAAAAGATCCAATAGGACGCTTGGGATCCTTCAATCCTGCCCTTGCCCTTCGAACAGCCCTTGATACGGCTTTGACCGCTTCATCCTGACCAATTACTCGCTGATGCAGAATTTCTTCCATCTTCAATAATCTTTCTGTTTCTTCTTCCTTTAATTTATTCACAGGAATTCCGGTCCAGCTAGCAACGATTTGAGCAATATCTTCTGCTGTAACTTCAGAATCCGTTTGTCCCTGCTGCTCCTTCCATTTCCTCTTGGTCTGCTCCAATTGGTCTCTTAGTTTTTGCTCTTTATCCCTTAGAGATGCAGCCTTTTCAAATTCCTGACTTTGAACTGCAGCATCCTTCTCTTTTTTAATTTCTTCCAGGTTCTGTTCCAGTTCCTTCAAATTGGGGGGAACAGTATAAGCACTTAATCTCACTTTAGAGGCCGCTTCATCAATTAAGTCTATGGCTTTATCCGGTAAGAAACGATCGGAAATATAACGGTCTGACAATTTCACCGCCTGCTCAATCGCTTCATCGGTTATTTTCACGCGATGGTGTGCCTCATATCGATCCCTTAAGCCCTCAAGTATTTTTATCGCTTCCTCAGCAGATGGCTCATCTACTTGGATCGGTTGAAATCTTCGTTCTAAGGCAGCATCTTTTTCTATATATTTACGATATTCATCTAGGGTTGTCGCTCCAATGCATTGGAGCTCCCCTCTTGCCAAAGCGGGCTTAAGAATATTTGAAGCATCAATAGCCCCTTCTGCCCCACCAGCCCCGATCAAGGTGTGAAGCTCATCAATAAACAAGATAATGTTGCCGGCATGACGAATTTCATCCATGATTTTTTTCAAACGGTCCTCAAATTCCCCTCGATATTTGGTGCCAGCTACTACGGTTCCCATATCCAAGGTCATCACTCGTTTTCCCCGAAGAGTTTCCGGTATCTCATTATTTACAATTCTCTGGGCTAAGCCCTCAGCAATGGCTGTTTTCCCAACCCCCGGCTCTCCAATTAACACGGGGTTATTTTTTGTTCTTCTGCTGAGAACTTGAATAACCCTGTCTATTTCCTTCGCC
This portion of the Microaerobacter geothermalis genome encodes:
- the clpC gene encoding ATP-dependent protease ATP-binding subunit ClpC, which encodes MMFGRFTERAQKVLSLAQEEAVRLGHTSIGTEHILLGLVREGEGIAAKALMALGLGLEKIQDEVESLIGRGGQQPTNINYTPRAKKVIELSMDEARKLGHTYVGTEHILLGLIREGEGVAARVLNNLGISLNKARQQVLQLLGSSEAMAGQTQAGNPSASTPTLDSLARDLTAIAKDHGLDPVIGRAKEIDRVIQVLSRRTKNNPVLIGEPGVGKTAIAEGLAQRIVNNEIPETLRGKRVMTLDMGTVVAGTKYRGEFEDRLKKIMDEIRHAGNIILFIDELHTLIGAGGAEGAIDASNILKPALARGELQCIGATTLDEYRKYIEKDAALERRFQPIQVDEPSAEEAIKILEGLRDRYEAHHRVKITDEAIEQAVKLSDRYISDRFLPDKAIDLIDEAASKVRLSAYTVPPNLKELEQNLEEIKKEKDAAVQSQEFEKAASLRDKEQKLRDQLEQTKRKWKEQQGQTDSEVTAEDIAQIVASWTGIPVNKLKEEETERLLKMEEILHQRVIGQDEAVKAVSRAVRRARAGLKDPKRPIGSFIFLGPTGVGKTELARALAESLFGDEDAIIRIDMSEYMEKHSTARLVGAPPGYVGYEEGGQLTEKVRRKPYSVVLLDEIEKAHPEVFNILLQVLEDGRLTDSKGRTVDFRNTVIIMTSNVGATTIKKGSTLGFTTGEPNKDYEDMKDKVMNELKSSFRPEFLNRIDEVIVFHSLKEEHIRRIVSLMSEELRKRLREQQIDFTLTDKAEAFLAKEGFDPNYGARPLRRAIQKYIEDKLSEELLQGNVKKGDTLKIDVDDEGRLTVTRIEPVTSTS